The Candidatus Nitrosymbiomonas proteolyticus genome has a segment encoding these proteins:
- a CDS encoding ribosomal protein S12 methylthiotransferase RimO: MTDPARSGVSIRVVTLGCAKNDVDSEEIAGVLLAAGYSIVGGPSADIEVINTCGFLEAAQKESVGAIRDAVRRKKAGRLQRVIVAGCLSQRLGAELIQLAPGADAYVGVGQMSRFADIVQGTLKGGQPRLEVAPPQHLWADVGTRARSGAPASAYLKLSEGCSHRCTFCTIPSFRGPHQSKPLERIVEEARLLVRRGALELNLIAQDVTQYGYDIYGEFTLPRLLKELNEVEGLKWVRLLYFYPNRLTDDVIGAMATLPKVLPYIDVPLQHVDKEILRAMKRPWDGERYLRLFEKVRKAIPSVAIRTTFIVGFPGENERHFQSLLDFLKAAELDRVGAFQFSPEPGTPAHDLPDQVPSAIKQQRFDRLMTLQQSISHRINASWMGKPLDVLIESHADGWSVGRSFRDAPEIDGLVFVEGELPLGQFAQVQVVAAEPYDLYARASLPSRSRRTRTSLSPLRVATPAEPK, translated from the coding sequence ATGACCGATCCCGCGCGCTCCGGCGTGTCGATTCGAGTGGTGACGCTCGGATGCGCAAAGAACGACGTAGATTCGGAAGAGATCGCCGGCGTCTTGCTGGCCGCTGGATACTCGATCGTAGGCGGACCTTCCGCGGACATCGAGGTCATCAACACGTGCGGGTTCTTGGAAGCGGCCCAAAAGGAGTCGGTGGGCGCGATCCGCGACGCGGTCCGAAGAAAGAAAGCCGGCCGACTGCAACGGGTGATCGTCGCCGGATGCCTGAGCCAGCGGCTCGGCGCTGAACTGATCCAACTGGCTCCGGGCGCGGACGCTTATGTGGGCGTCGGCCAGATGTCACGCTTCGCCGACATCGTCCAAGGAACTCTCAAGGGCGGACAGCCCCGGCTTGAGGTAGCGCCGCCCCAACACCTTTGGGCCGACGTTGGCACGCGCGCCCGATCCGGCGCACCGGCTTCGGCGTATCTCAAGTTGAGCGAAGGCTGTAGCCACAGGTGTACGTTCTGCACGATTCCTTCGTTTCGAGGTCCCCACCAGAGCAAGCCGCTCGAACGCATCGTCGAAGAAGCCCGGTTGCTGGTTCGCCGCGGCGCACTCGAACTCAACCTCATCGCGCAAGACGTCACACAGTACGGCTATGACATCTACGGCGAGTTCACCCTCCCGCGTCTCCTCAAGGAGTTGAACGAGGTCGAGGGCCTCAAGTGGGTTCGGCTGCTCTACTTCTATCCGAACCGCCTGACCGACGACGTGATCGGGGCGATGGCTACCCTGCCCAAGGTGCTGCCGTACATCGACGTTCCTCTCCAGCATGTGGACAAGGAGATCCTCCGGGCGATGAAGCGGCCGTGGGACGGCGAGAGGTATTTGCGCCTATTCGAAAAGGTCCGGAAGGCGATCCCCAGCGTTGCGATCCGCACAACGTTCATCGTGGGGTTCCCCGGCGAGAACGAGCGCCACTTCCAATCCCTTCTCGACTTCCTGAAGGCCGCCGAACTCGACCGGGTCGGAGCGTTCCAGTTCTCCCCAGAACCCGGAACGCCTGCCCACGATCTCCCCGACCAAGTCCCCAGCGCGATCAAGCAGCAGCGGTTTGATCGCTTGATGACCCTCCAGCAGTCGATCAGCCACAGGATCAACGCTTCTTGGATGGGAAAACCGCTGGACGTTCTGATCGAGTCCCACGCCGATGGATGGTCGGTGGGACGTTCCTTCCGGGACGCTCCTGAGATCGATGGCCTCGTTTTCGTCGAGGGCGAGCTTCCCTTGGGGCAGTTCGCCCAGGTTCAAGTGGTCGCCGCCGAACCTTATGACCTCTACGCCCGCGCGAGCCTTCCCAGCCGTTCCCGGCGCACGCGAACGTCGCTCAGCCCGCTGCGCGTTGCGACGCCGGCTGAACCCAAATAG
- a CDS encoding serine protease AprX: MNKWVLGTAAVAAISCSAFAQRISGDEVVSSRLSRAISNAGKSSVVKVTVLLKSQPATQFANEMWPVYEPSLKRLSAQMAVLHKMKSPSVSLPPAEEMRWLQGKTFVLDPMEIAILRELDEIIDSVRHNVAARAALETAPDHDAMRAQFARLGGSLSGATSAVNAVFGTLPSRSVWALANDARVLSIDLDMPGSPELDVSGPTLGAASFWGAGATGNPFDCGVLDTGVYQAHPDLSSHRFESNAGTTDSNGHGTAMAGIMAGTHATLRGIAFGLDTICVAIAGADSTSMNGMNYIATGTVEKPENVNYSFGNGRANDTDYGNLDKFFDGVIDTFRYMVSKSTGNGGWGTTTITHPAPAFNLLASANMNDFNTVNRADDRINSSSSRGPTLGGRKKPDITAPGTNINAPNRTGGYTSITGTSPASPHTGASILLLNARGTMDTFATKAILLNNTDAINDANTSSTSDDTWVSGSHWNKTYGWGYLNLSRAFLHATDVFVRSFPAPVSAQRRFKLFKGTMFAGEKATLVWNRHVTFAGAQYPSVVRALSDLNLDCFRQSNNALLMQSASLIDNVEQISVSGTENVVLKTWTRGNFDSAVTSESYALATEENFSEAAGPAFLVQFTEEADFVPGAVVSYRVYVKNTGDVPAHNVQATLHALEIASGPQTVNLGSIPAGESALATWTVRMPRNSGELIVTVTVNSNSYGETFTGLGRSSVGVG; encoded by the coding sequence ATGAATAAGTGGGTTCTTGGAACGGCCGCTGTGGCGGCAATCTCATGTTCGGCTTTCGCACAGCGGATTTCAGGCGACGAAGTGGTTTCTTCAAGGCTGAGCCGCGCGATCTCGAACGCGGGCAAAAGCTCGGTGGTGAAGGTCACAGTTCTGCTGAAAAGCCAGCCGGCAACTCAGTTCGCGAACGAAATGTGGCCCGTCTATGAGCCCTCTCTGAAGCGGCTCTCCGCGCAGATGGCGGTTCTCCATAAGATGAAGTCGCCGAGCGTCAGCCTGCCCCCAGCCGAAGAAATGAGATGGCTCCAGGGCAAGACGTTCGTGCTCGATCCCATGGAGATCGCGATCCTCCGAGAACTGGATGAGATCATCGACTCCGTTCGACATAACGTGGCCGCCCGCGCTGCCCTCGAAACCGCCCCCGACCACGACGCCATGCGCGCCCAATTCGCAAGGCTCGGCGGATCGCTTTCGGGCGCGACCTCAGCGGTCAACGCGGTCTTTGGCACCTTGCCCTCAAGGTCCGTGTGGGCCCTGGCAAACGATGCGAGAGTCCTGTCGATCGACCTCGACATGCCCGGAAGCCCCGAACTCGATGTCAGCGGCCCCACCCTCGGCGCGGCCAGCTTTTGGGGAGCCGGGGCAACAGGGAATCCCTTCGATTGCGGAGTCCTCGATACCGGAGTGTATCAAGCCCACCCCGACCTTTCGAGCCACAGATTTGAATCGAACGCAGGCACGACGGACTCGAACGGCCACGGCACGGCGATGGCGGGGATCATGGCGGGCACCCACGCCACGCTGCGCGGAATCGCCTTCGGGCTCGATACGATCTGCGTCGCGATCGCAGGCGCCGATTCCACCTCGATGAACGGGATGAACTACATCGCCACCGGCACCGTCGAGAAGCCCGAAAACGTCAACTACAGCTTCGGCAACGGTCGGGCGAATGACACCGATTACGGGAACCTCGACAAGTTCTTCGACGGGGTCATCGACACGTTCCGGTACATGGTTTCGAAGTCGACCGGCAACGGAGGCTGGGGGACCACCACCATCACGCACCCCGCGCCCGCTTTCAACCTCCTCGCGTCCGCCAACATGAACGACTTCAACACCGTCAACCGCGCGGACGACCGCATCAACTCGTCCAGTAGCCGAGGTCCCACGCTCGGCGGCCGAAAGAAGCCCGACATCACTGCGCCGGGAACCAACATCAATGCCCCCAATCGGACGGGCGGCTACACGAGCATCACGGGGACGAGCCCTGCAAGCCCCCACACCGGCGCATCCATCCTGCTGCTGAACGCTCGGGGGACGATGGACACCTTTGCAACCAAGGCGATCCTGCTCAACAACACGGACGCTATCAACGACGCGAACACGTCCTCGACCTCAGACGACACTTGGGTCTCGGGCTCCCATTGGAACAAAACCTATGGGTGGGGTTACCTGAACCTCTCACGAGCGTTTCTGCACGCGACCGACGTGTTCGTGCGGTCGTTCCCCGCTCCCGTCTCCGCCCAAAGGAGATTCAAGCTGTTCAAGGGAACGATGTTCGCCGGGGAAAAAGCCACCCTTGTTTGGAATCGGCACGTCACGTTCGCGGGCGCGCAGTATCCGTCCGTCGTCCGGGCGCTCTCCGACCTGAACCTCGATTGCTTCCGCCAGTCGAACAACGCGTTGCTCATGCAGAGCGCATCGCTGATCGACAACGTCGAGCAGATCAGCGTCAGCGGAACCGAAAACGTGGTCCTCAAGACCTGGACACGGGGGAACTTCGATTCCGCTGTGACCTCGGAATCCTATGCGCTGGCGACGGAAGAGAACTTCAGCGAAGCCGCCGGCCCTGCGTTTCTCGTGCAGTTCACCGAAGAGGCGGACTTTGTGCCTGGAGCGGTCGTGAGCTACCGGGTGTACGTCAAGAACACTGGAGACGTTCCCGCCCACAATGTCCAGGCGACACTCCATGCCCTGGAGATCGCTTCGGGTCCCCAGACGGTCAACCTCGGCTCGATCCCAGCGGGCGAATCCGCGCTTGCGACTTGGACCGTGCGTATGCCGCGCAACTCGGGCGAGTTGATCGTTACCGTGACCGTCAACAGCAACTCGTACGGCGAGACGTTTACGGGACTCGGCCGCTCGTCGGTAGGAGTCGGGTAG
- a CDS encoding Holliday junction resolvase: protein MEARTVLAIDPGSSKCGMALVHRHASGELELLWRSVCPTDQLEERVFEAKQVRDFNLIVVGSGTRSQAIVHRIREALPSIGVLVIDERDTTLQARERYWEHHPRRGLKRFLPSTMSVPPEPVDDFVALILAERTLGE from the coding sequence ATGGAAGCCCGCACCGTTCTCGCCATCGACCCAGGCAGTTCCAAGTGCGGAATGGCGCTCGTGCATCGCCACGCTTCCGGAGAACTTGAACTTCTTTGGCGGAGCGTGTGCCCGACAGATCAGCTCGAAGAGCGGGTCTTCGAAGCGAAACAGGTCCGAGACTTCAACCTCATCGTCGTAGGTTCGGGGACGCGCTCCCAAGCCATCGTCCATCGGATTCGCGAGGCTCTGCCCAGCATCGGAGTGCTCGTGATCGATGAGCGCGACACGACCCTTCAGGCGCGCGAGCGCTATTGGGAGCACCACCCTCGCAGAGGCCTGAAGCGATTTCTGCCCTCGACGATGTCGGTTCCGCCGGAGCCCGTGGACGACTTCGTCGCCCTCATTCTCGCGGAGCGCACCCTCGGCGAATGA